CCATTAACTTCAATTCAGCCTGTTCAACAGTCAATTATTCAAAGTTCTATAAAAGTTACAAAACTAATACTTTTTCATAAAGAATTAACTAAGCTCTAATTAGCATTCAAAACCGAAAATGTGACTAATTTTGCTACAATTATCTAACTCCAGAGCTAGCTCAGgccctttccttttaaaaaacaggACCAAACAATTTGAAGGGTTAAAGACACACTATCCTTTCCCCACCCGGTGTATCCTTAGATGCCTCTTCAAGATGTCGACTTGAGGAAAAACTAGTTTCCGTGGTTTTCTCGTGCCAAGGAATTTGCCACTTTTCTAGGACAGTTATTACCTCCAGTCATTACAACGGCCACTGAACCGATCTTCCGTTCTAAAAGGATAGTGTATCTTTAACAGTGTAAGACAAACCTGCTCCAACACACGCCCACAGAAACTGGTCCCTGGAGGATCAGCCAAATCAGTTAAAATCTGCAATACTGGCCAATATTCTTTTAGCAAACAGGAGACCGCAGCTTTAAAGGGGAAAATGCAGATGTTGGATAAATACAGTAAGAAATAGTCATTTTCATCATAGGTTGCGTCTCatacaatattttattaaaaccaaGGCATTAATCTtgcaataaaacattttctctgtttaaaaaaaaaaaatctccgTAGAAAACCCTTCAGTAATTATTTCCCTAAATCAATAACCAGAAAAATACTGCtcaagaacaaaaaacaaacaaaaccaacaactAACCATGTGCCCCACTAGGATTCACTTGGTTCAGGCTATTAATGTTCCAAGAACTACCCAACACCCCACCTAAGTGCTCTAATAAAGTAACATGCATCCTGTGCTGATCCCGAGGTACATTACCATGTTCCTAGGAGGATACAGCTCCTTCTTCTTCCGGAGACTTGGGAGGGCTCTTAGACCTGGATCTAGAGTTGGATTCCCTCTTTGAGGCAGGGGGAGGGCTTCTAGACCTGGACCGGGATCTTGACCTGGACCGGGATCTGGAGACAGATGAGGACTTTGACTTGGACCTCCTGGCAGACCTGGACTTGGAGGTGGACCGAGACCTAGAGCGTGTGCGAGACCGGGATTTGGATCGACTGTAGCGGGACCGACTGCGGGACCTAGAGCGGCTCCTGCTTCTAGATCGGCTGCGACGGCGTCTTCTAGGGCTAAAACAtaccaggagaaaaaagaagaggaaaaaaaaaaaaaaaggcgcGTTAGAAGCTGCTCACGGGTGACGCACGGACAGGAGCGAGTGCTGCGGGACAGGGAAGGCGGAACAGGACGCACGTGGGCAAGAAAATGAGTTTTAGGAGGGCGCCATTGTTCAGAGCGAGTGGCCGGGGGCTAAATCTACTACAGGGCGAAACCCTTCCATTCCGAGAGAACCCCACGTCCCTTTGCTAGCAAACCTTTAGTAAACcaccccttcctcctcccagccccgcCGCGAAACTCACTGGGAAAATgacacagaatcccagaatcgGTCCGGTTGGAAGAGGTAACAGTGGGTCATCcggtccaacctccctgcttaAGCAGGGTCGGCCTAGAGCACATGGCTCAACTCTGTGCCCATACGGTTCAGCGACGGAAACCTCACTACCTCTCTAGGCAACCAACATGAAAACAAACTAATATCCCACTGCACAGGCGCACCGCGAAGGTTCATCGCATTTACTTCCCAAACTCCGTTGTCCGTTCCGCGGCGCTCACCTGCGGCTGCGGCGGCCGTAGCCGCTGCTGCTGTaccggcggggcggcggcccGCGGCGGCTGTGGTGCGAGTCGGGCGGGCGGCCGTAGCGGGCCATCTGCACGCGGAGCTCCCGGCCGTCCAGCACCGCCCCGTCCATCGCGTCCATCGCGTCCTCCGCGTCCCGCTTGTCGTGGAAGCGCACGAAGGCGAAGCCGCGGCTCTCCTTGGTGTAGCGGTCCCGGGGGATGTAGACGTCGCCCACGCGGCCGTACTTCTCAAAGACCCTCCGGAGGGTGTCCGGGGAGGTGCGGTATGTCAGGTTGTCCACCTTGAGGGACGTCATGCCCTCCACATCGGGCGGCGGGCGGCCGTAGCTCATGGTGGGCAGGAGCCCCtgaggggcggcggcggccgaaGAGAATAAACCTGAGGGGTTGAAGGGAGTCAGCAGCCGGCGCGGCCCTGAGGGCGACGCGCCTCACACCGCAGGACGAATCTAAAAAGGAGGAAAGCTCCAGCACATAGGGGAAAGCCGCGGGGTCCGCAGGGAGCAGCACCCACCTCAGGGTCCGAGGGGCGGCCAGAGGCCGGAGCGAAGCGCCAGGAGCGGCCGCCCCGTCCCGCCGCGACGAGGAAATGAGGGGGAACCGCCCGCGCGCGCGGCTTAACGCCACAAAATGGCCGGCGGCGCCCCGGAAGAGAATGCGGcaccgccccgcccgccgcgccgcgGGAGCGACCCCCGatccctttttcctcctttctcccgACGTGGTCCCGGAGGGAGCGCGGGGAATTCCTCTCTAAATTAATAATTCGCCCTGCGGTGGGAAAGTGGCTGTTAAAACGCCGCCGCTGTGACCCGGAAGGGCTCGATGGAGGCGGGGAAATTTTTGAACAATGTGTGTTGGAAACTgtaaaaaagccccaaacaatagcaatagcaatagcaataaataataataataaaaaaaagaaattaggaCAAAGCAgtggagggggggggagggagagTGGCACCAAATCCCGCCGCGGGAAAAAAAAACGATGGTGAAGTGAATCGCTTGTggcgcgggcgggcggggaCGGTTTAAAATGGCGGACGGGGAGGGGAGAACCGTGAGGGGAATGGGGCCGAGGTTCCGTGAGGGAACCGGCGCTCGGCCCGGGTTCTGCGAGAGCGGTTCTCccggagcagctgctgtgcGAGCTCGGTGCCTTTCCTGCCCGCGCTCCGCTGTGTGCCTGTGCCGGCTGTGAGGGGCCGGGCAGCCCGGAGCGGGCTCTCTGCGGTCTCTCCTTCATCCCTGCGGGCAGCGGAGCCCGGGGAAGCCTCCTCGGCCCCGCCGGCTCTGGGTGGGACACGGTGGATCCGCGCCGCAGCCCAGGCGGTCCCCGCCGGATCCTCGGTGCCTGTGGGAGCCGAGCAGGGAAATACTAAAATCGTCCTGACATCGGCCTGCTCTGCAAGTTCGCGCTGTGGCAGGAACGTGGGAGATTGGCACAGCCCTCGTGTAAGGGTGACAGACAACTTTCAGAATCCACGGAATTCTGTGAAAGCTgctcccccaccccaaaggtTGTTGCTCTGTCACCTCAGGCACTAATAAAAAGCCCAAACTCCTGAACTGTAATACCTACTTCTCATCTCAAAATAATGTTAAAGTTTCTACCTGGCTGTTCCATCACACtatgttaaaaaaagaatagaaaacaGACTGTTTTCTACTGATCTGTTTAATCCAATGACAGTATTgatgtgaaaaattatttcagtattagaattaaaattcttaattttactataattgtgtttgtttgggttttttttgcactgaagaactataaaaataaacagtgaCATGGATACAAGTCCAAAAGCAACAGTTTGTTTCCTGCTACAAATTACTTTAGATATCAAATAAACTGGTACTGCTTTGACAATTTGTATTGCTTCATGTTTGTTCTATTTGTTATGAATGAAATTAGACAACTAGGTCTATTGAGTTAATagcaatttaattaaaaattaatacaatttagtgaattcAATAGCAATTTGGTACAAAATAAcacaatttagtaaaagaatacaaaTTTAGTGAATTGAGTATAGCAGTGTGATatgaataaatacaaattagtaaaagaatacaatttagtgaatatattcagatatatgtatatatatatataatttgctAGTAATTATGATTAAAACATAAGTAAAACCTACCGGGGTACAGAGGGGGCTTCTCACCCTACCAAACAAAGCAATTCAAACTGAACTTATATATTATATGCTTATACATActcattaatgtttcctgtaagtCTCCTCCTACTTTAAATTCTTGAACTCTATGTCACTATTCCTCACAGAACATGTCTCATTTGTTGTTAGAGGGTCTTCAGTCTTCATTTGGTGGTCTTTGGATGAAGGTTTACACTCATCCTTGTTGTCCTCTGGATAACCTTACAAGCTGCATGTGCTTAataagcgttgtgttatgtaagtaaGCATTATATTCCACTAATTAGTCTTGCATTTCAAAGATAAAACCTTCATTTCAGACCCTATGCTTGAAGTCGTTCCAGCTTTGTCTATCTCAAGGTCGATTTTGTCTTAAGACATTACTTTTCTTAAAACTACATCCTgtatcctgttttttttttaacacgtGACATCTGCAAAGGGGTCCATCTGCCTTGTAACCCTAATTCCCTTTATTGCtttataataataacaactttccaaatagttacagTTTTGTTAGCATGAATCATCTCCATTTATCACATATTTTTTCACCAGAGAGTTTTGattaaaaattcagtgtttcatcTGCTGGAACCCTTTTCCAAAGGAGAAATTTGAAGTTTATCTCTACAGAGATTTCCCTAAAATGACAGAGGAAgtttcctgtgccactgccctCCCCTCATCCATCCATGCAGTTGtcatagatacattttatattgttggcttttcgcaaatattaaaatgaatgttatgtgtataagaatgagaaattttgttgtattaatatagttttttttatttctgttattgatgaaatttagaaatagtagtataatgcatatatgttaggctatggcatagtattaaaataaaaactgcttttgtttgtataacccaaagactgagggaagaaaaatagctagagaactcctgcatttgtaaactatcttacccagatgaagacagcagtgaccagaactctgggggaggaatttattgcatttctggtatcagagaatATAAATCTCAGTGGCAtcaagaagattgatctattgggaagggggcaagagaaaactaaacagaagaaccccaaagatcctaagaagaatgtatgaatatgtatgagaatttctggatatgtagtagggctctgtttttaagggaccATCCTTTGTCAGTAAGGGGTGTTCTcctggctgaatgcagagacacccggctgtatttgtatactttatttttattcctaattgtctttttttttattaaacttttaaattctatgaaaattatgtgaacctcgtttttcacacttttctagtggaaggtgtccctgcccatggcaggggtgggacaaGATGGACTTGAAGGTCCCTTTCAAgcaaaaccattctgtgattccatgattctgcagTTGTGTGAGGATTTTactttttggtttggtttgtgagggttttttttgtgtgtttttggttttttgttggttttttttttttttttttaatcttgtcaGGTGCTATTCAGTGCCTAGAAACTACACGTCTCAAGAACTGGTAGAAATGACTTTATTTTAAGGGAGAGGTTAAAGGGAGATTTTCACCGCTTTAAATTGGACAAGGTTGCTTTGAGAAAACTGCATTTCCCATAGTGCACAAGGGCTCTCAGGGCTGGGTCAGCTGATCGAGACACTGAAATGTTCTTTATTTCCTGTGCAGGACATGGAAATGTGCGGGTGGCTCATCTTTCCTTCGTCAGGTGATTGAGAGGCCGAGGAACACAATTCTGATTTCAACAATGCCGAGAAGCTGAGGAGATTAAACCTGCTCGGGGTTGGGAGAGCTGCTCCTTTGGGAGAAAGGGATGTCATGAAATAACACACTGCAGCCAGCCTTGGTAATTCATGGGAACACGGAGAAGAAATCTTGGGCTTTACCTTTTCTatcagatctttttttttttttttattttccaagttACCGATCTTATTCCACGTTATTTAAAGGGTTACCAGGACTCTTGATTAATTGATATTTTCTAGCAGCTAATAAGTAGCCCTAAGTAATAATTACTTTCAAagcttgctttcttttattctttttgcttttgcttttttaacaGAGGTTAAGAGgaaacttttaaaagaaaaaaagagtttttccAGACTGAAGCTGAGGACTTGGGAAGAATACACAGAATGTCTTCggaaggaaaaaagcttttcaaCATCATTATTTTGGGAGTCTCATTTATGTTTATATTCACTGCTTTCCAGTCCTGTGGAAATATCGCGGTAGGAGTGACTTTCAAAACGTTCCATGtttctatttcatttatttatccTGGCTTGTCTTTTGTGTGCTCTAATGTTGctttatttgggattttctaATGTGCAAGATACTTTGACATTTATCGTCTTTTGATTTAGTTTTAAGTAGATTAATGTGTTTAACCAAATAATTCAGCAGGTTATTTCTTTAAGATAGCATAGCTGCATATAAAACTGAGCCTGATTGCttagaaagcagaaaattaatcttataaaatatttgaacTTTAAAATAGTATCTGCTTTGACACTTGTGATGTTGAACAGTGCAATTACACTGAAGCTTGTATAATTCTATATTCTGTATAGTccctttcaaaatatttgccTAAGTTATTAATAACCATGCTATTATTGACTAGATTTTCATAATCTAAGAAACTAGATATTGAGGGGGAGTATGAGGATAACACCTGACAAATAGATTTCTACAATTGCTAAACTGCCAAGTCACCTTCCAGCTGAAGGAGTTATTTGCTATTTACTATCTCTTTGCACAGCAAAAATTGATCACAGCATAATCCAAATTTACTGTTactatttaaatttttacaCTCCTGCTACTGCCAGGTTTAGCCCTTTAACTTCCTGAGCTGCTTTCAGTATTGTTAGTTCTGTTCCTTCAGGGCAGTTGGATTTCAACATCCCTCTTGAGCCCACAGGTCTTACTTGCTGGGTTCAGACAGATAAATGTTCTTCACTGCATTATAGAAATATCTgcttggggtggtttttgtgAGTCCTAGTGCAGTGTGATATTTTATGTGAGCTCTTAAGTGAAGCCCAACAATGTCAGAAATTCTGCAATGAATTCAGCACCTCACTGAATTGGACTTTGTGATCGCACAATCATGTAATTCATTGTCATAAAAGTCTTTACAGGTGACTTTCAATCAGATCTGCCTGCCAGTCCAACTAACTATGTGGTCTCATGATCACCAAAGCTgattcaaggggaaaaaaaggaacagagaaaTAACAGGAAGCTGAAAATAATGGAAACTCTTATCAGGGATTTATAGTTAGGTCAAGTTAAGATTATTCTGaaacttctcctttttttcccccacttttaaaattaagataGTCATACCTATCTACGTAAGAGAGGTGTTAAGGGAAACAAAAGTTTTGTCAAGTATTTTAGGTCTCTTATGAAATCATGATTTAATAGTAAAGTACTAATTTCTTCTTCAAACATAGATGTTTCCCTTCTAAGTATCTCCTGCACTTTTGTTGTGGAGGTGGTGTGAGTtgtaattaacattttaaattcttttaagTACTTTGTAGTGTCTGTTAATGAATGATTCTTATGTTTGTTACTGACATGAAACCGATGCAGGTGTTCTCAAATACAAGATAAATTCTAACATATTCCAATGTATGATCTTCTCCTCACAGCAAACTGTTATCACGAATTTAAACAACACAGACTTTCATGGCAGTGGCTACACGAGGTAATTACACAGATTTTCTTCTTACTTTGCTCCTTGCAGGGTGAACTTAGTTACAGTTTCATCCAGTAGAGAGACACTCAAGGGATTGCAGTGTTCTGCTGACTTCACAATTTATTGATATGCTTAAAGCAGTTTAAAACAGGCTTCTCACAGGTCTGCTCTGAATTATTTCCAGTTGAACTACATATCTGGTTTGCATGTTTTCTTTGTAGGGGGAAAAACCACTGTCATCACATTCTCAGGGTTTTACCTTAGGACATGAAGAAGGTGGaacttcaaaaataaacaaaactgcTAGCTCAGGCCTTGGTTGTTTGCCTTTGTGCACTGTGTTTGTGTAGGACAGGTGGTGTGGATCAGCTCTCAGGAAATACAACATAAATGTGAAAGGAGCAGTCAGAAAGACAAGCAAAGCCACAAAAAGCCATTCTCTTGGTTGCACTGGCAGAGTCAAACTCGCCAGGCATGATCAGGGACCTTTTGCATGCCAAATTAATCTGTCATGTAGGAAAACCTGATTGCTCCTTTGAAGGGTTTACTGTCTTAATTCAAACTGAAAATGCCACTGGCACAAAATATGTCCGTAAAATTTCTGTAGTATATTTGACAGAAGATGAAAACCTCACTGAGAGATAAATATGGTTCTAGAACATTCTCCTCTAGACGTAGAGGTTACAAAATCCAATAACTGCTGTTCAGGTAGTTTGACAAATGCACACTGTAAATTATAAGATGTCATTGCCTGCAATAGTTTGGGACTCTACTCAGCAATCCAGGGAATACTGTACACTCCTGTATTCCCACGTGGAGTGCCATGGGTGAAGCGAACAGAAGAAAGCAGGGAAATGTTTGATCATCAAAGTTTTGCTGTTATATATATACTTAACTGGATATTTTGAAATGCACTGATCACTCTTAAATTAATTGCAGTGGTAgcttatgttttattttaaatataaattgtctttgttttttatttttgtagcatGTCCATTATTTATGGAGTACTGTCTGCATCAAATCTTATATCACCTTCGCTGGTTGCAATAGTGGGACCTCAGTTCTCCATGGTTGTTAGTGGTGTGTTTTATAGGTAAGTATTCATTTTAAGGTTTTGCCTGCTtccttggaaatatttaattttttcacatCTAAGGCTCCTGTGTCATACATGAAATTGTACTGGCTAAGAAAAGCCTCTCACAGAGATACTGCAGGTGTGTAACTGCAGAATATTTCAGCCTACTGGAAACAGCACGTTTTTTCCCACAGCATTTCCAGACTTTGCTGACTGTGGAATTGAGGTTATGCTCTCAAATTAATAActatataaaaaaattctaCGTGCTTAGAAAGGTAAAAAGATTTTCCACATACAACCTGTTTTTTCAAGATCCCTTAGCAGAAAGTAGCTGATTTAGAAGCACCTAAGAGAGGTACCTGATTGTTAAAAGAGCATTGTCTGCTTTAGGTTGGTATTGAATGAACTGATCTGTTCTGTTCTAGCCTATACATTGCAGTCTTTATCCAACCAGCTACATGGGCTTTCTACACTGCCTCTGTGCTTATTGGCATTGCAGCTGCTGGTAAGCATTGTTCTCACTCTGCTGACTGTTTTTTATGAGAGTTgaatatactttaaaaatatttttatttcctgagcTGTATATTCTGTCTGTTTCAGTCCTCTGGACAGCCCAGGGAAATTGCTTGACTGAAAATTCTGATGAAAACACCATTGGAAGGAACAGTGGAATATTTTGGGCACTCCTACAGTTCAGGTAAGCTtcatttgttaatttttttttggttgtgtaCACATTCTGCTTTTTACATCTTTTTATAAGTGGGAGACTTTATCAAAAAATGCTCCCCTGGGACCCTGCAGTCAGTGGGAAAGAGAGATGGCAGCAACGTTTTTATTGGTATTGTACATTACAGAACAGGCAATGAAATAAAGTTGAATATTGCAATCTCAGCTCTTCAGCTGCTAAAAAGATACATTTCTGTTAGGGGAGCATTTGAGGGATGTAACAGCAGTCTTGTTGGTTGTGGAAGGCTCTGACAATTTGTGTCCTTTTTTGAGGGAGAAGCTGGTTCTGCCATGGTGAAGATACTGAAATTGGACCTGGCAGTCAGAAGCCAGAAAAGTGATCTTGTTTTTGATAGCTTTCTGATATTAAACTGCATGCTGCTGGACTAAAAATATCAACAAAAGGCTCAGCA
This window of the Poecile atricapillus isolate bPoeAtr1 chromosome 17, bPoeAtr1.hap1, whole genome shotgun sequence genome carries:
- the SRSF2 gene encoding serine/arginine-rich splicing factor 2, with amino-acid sequence MSYGRPPPDVEGMTSLKVDNLTYRTSPDTLRRVFEKYGRVGDVYIPRDRYTKESRGFAFVRFHDKRDAEDAMDAMDGAVLDGRELRVQMARYGRPPDSHHSRRGPPPRRYSSSGYGRRSRSPRRRRRSRSRSRSRSRSRSRSRYSRSKSRSRTRSRSRSTSKSRSARRSKSKSSSVSRSRSRSRSRSRSRSPPPASKRESNSRSRSKSPPKSPEEEGAVSS